In Theropithecus gelada isolate Dixy chromosome 13, Tgel_1.0, whole genome shotgun sequence, one DNA window encodes the following:
- the STON1 gene encoding stonin-1: MCSTNPGNWVTFDDDPAFQSSQKSKNFPLENQGVCRPNGLKLNLPGLKEFPSGPSSTSSTPLSSPIVDFYFSPGPPSNSPLSTPTKDFPGFPGIPKAGTHVLYPIPESSSDSPLTISGGESSLLTTGPTCSSHALLPSDHSCTHPAPKVGLPDEVNPHQAESLGFQSDDLPQFQYFREDCAFSSPFWKDEGSDSQFTLDPPGSKKMFSSRDKEMPNDQKSLNKCSLNYICEKLEHLQSAENQDSLRSLSMHCLCAEENASSFVPHALFRSQPKAGWSFMLRIPEKKNMMSSRQWGPIFLNVLPGGILQMYYEQGLEKPFKEIQLDPYCRLSEPKVENFSVAGKIHTVKIEHVSYTEKRKYHSKTEVVHEPDIEQMLKLGSTSYHDFLDFLTTVEEELMKLPAISKPKKNYEEQEISLEIVDNFWGKVTKEGKLVESAVITQIYCLCFVNGNLECFLTLNDLELPKRDESYFEKDSEKKGINILDYHFHKCVKVQEFEQSRIIKFVPLDACRCELMRFKTLYNGDDLPFSLKSVVVVQGAYVELQAFVNMAPLAQRSSHAGSLRSCDNIMIHFPVPSQWIKALWTMNLQRQKSLKAKMNRRACLGSLHELESEPVIQVTVGSAKYESAYQAVVWKIDRLPDKNSSLDHPHCLSYKLELGSDQEIPSDWYPFATVEFSVPDTCASKTEVRSLGVESDVQPQKHVQQRACYNIQVEIEKKWIKIDGEDPDKIGDCITQ, encoded by the exons ATGTGCTCCACAAACCCAGGCAACTGGGTCACCTTTGATGATGATCCTGCTTTCCAATCTTCTCAAAAGTCAAAGAATTTTCCTCTGGAGAATCAAGGTGTCTGTAGACCAAATGGACTGAAGCTGAaccttcctggcctcaaggaatttCCCAGTGGACCTTCCTCCACCAGCAgcacccctctctcctcccccattGTAGACTTTTATTTCAGTCCAGGACCTCCAAGTAACTCTCCTCTTTCTACACCTACCAAAGACTTCCCAGGTTTTCCTGGCATCCCCAAAGCAGGGACTCATGTGCTTTATCCTATTCCAGAATCATCTTCAGACAGCCCACTCACAATATCAGGAGGAGAATCTTCCTTACTGACTACCGGACCAACATGTTCATCCCATGCCTTGTTGCCCAGTGACCACTCATGTACACATCCAGCTCCCAAAGTAGGTCTTCCAGATGAAGTTAACCCTCACCAGGCTGAAAGCCTAGGATTCCAAAGTGATGATCTCCCCCAGTTTCAGTATTTTCGAGAGGACTGTGCTTTTTCAAGTCCATTTTGGAAAGATGAAGGCAGTGATTCCCAGTTCACCCTTGACCCACCAGGAAGCAAAAAGATGTTCTCATCAAGAGACAAGGAGATGCCTAATGATCAAAAAAGCCTAAATAAGTGTTCACTCAACTATATCTGTGAGAAGCTTGAGCATCTCCAGTCAGCTGAGAACCAAGACTCACTTAGAAGTTTGTCTATGCACTGTCTATGTGCTGAAGAAAATGCCTCTTCCTTTGTCCCTCATGCACTCTTCAGGAGTCAGCCAAAAGCTGGATGGTCTTTCATGCTGAGAATTCCTGAGAAGAAGAATATGATGTCTTCCCGGCAATGGGGACCAATTTTTCTGAACGTTTTGCCTGGAGGAATTTTGCAGATGTATTATGAACAGGGATTAGAAAAACCTTTTAAAGAGATACAGCTTGATCCATATTGTAGGCTTTCTGAACCCAAGGTTGAGAACTTCAGTGTAGCAGGAAAAATCCATACTGTGAAGATTGAACATGTGTCTtacacagaaaaaaggaaataccatTCTAAGACAGAAGTAGTTCATGAACCAGACATAGAGCAGATGCTGAAGTTGGGGTCCACATCGTACCATGACTTCCTTGACTTTCTGACTACTGTGGAGGAGGAGCTGATGAAGTTGCCAGctatttcaaaaccaaaaaagaactatGAGGAGCAAGAAATTTCCTTAGAAATTGTGGACAACTTTTGGGGTAAAGTcacaaaagaagggaaattagTTGAAAGTGCTGTGATAACTCAAATTTATTGCCTCTGCTTTGTAAATGGGAACCTGGAATGCTTTTTAACCTTGAATGACCTTGAGCTGCCGAAGCGAGATGAATCCTATTTTGAGAaggactcagaaaaaaaagggaTTAATATTCTTGACTACCATTTTCATAAGTGTGTGAAAGTACAAGAATTTGAGCAATCAAGAATCATTAAGTTTGTGCCTCTGGATGCCTGCCGGTGTGAGCTGATGCGTTTCAAGACTTTGTATAATGGGGATGATCTTCCGTTTTCCTTGAAGTCTGTAGTGGTTGTCCAGGGAGCATATGTGGAACTTCAGGCTTTTGTCAACATGGCCCCATTGGCGCAGAGGTCATCCCATGCTGGTTCCTTAAGGTCCTGTGACAATATAATGATACACTTTCCTGTCCCATCGCAGTGGATCAAGGCCCTTTGGACCATGAATCTCCAGAGGCAGAAGTCTCTGAAAGCCAAAATGAACCGCCGGGCCTGTCTGGGGAGTTTACATGAACTTGAATCTGAACCTGTCATTCAAGTCACTGTGGGGTCAGCAAAATATGAGAGTGCCTACCAGGCAGTGGTATGGAAGATAGATCGGCTTCCAGACAAAAATTCAA gtCTTGATCATCCTCATTGTCTGTCATACAAATTAGAGCTTGGATCAGACCAAGAAATTCCCTCTGATTGGTATCCATTTGCTACTGTTGAGTTTTCCGTGCCTGACACCTGTGCCTCAAAGACAGAGGTCAGGTCTCTGGGGGTGGAGAGTGATGTCCAGCCACAGAAACATGTTCAGCAGCGAGCTTGCTACAACATCCAG